One window from the genome of Caloranaerobacter sp. TR13 encodes:
- a CDS encoding NAD(P)/FAD-dependent oxidoreductase — protein MLSYDIVVIGGGPAGLAAAIEAKKNGVDSILLIERDRELGGILQQCIHNGFGLHEFNEELTGPEYADRFIKELMKMEIDYKLNTMVLDISEDKIVKAINSEDGFMIIKAKAVILAMGCRERTRGALAIPGTRPSGIFTAGTAQRFINIEGYMVGKKVFILGSGDIGLIMARRLTLEGAQVIGVAEIMAYSGGLTRNIVQCLEDYDIPLMLSHTVTEIRGKDRVEGVVVSRVDENRKPIPGTEKYFECDTLLLSVGLIPENELSKKAGIKLNPITGGPIVNESMETTVAGIFACGNVLHVHDLVDYVTDESRRAGKNAAKYIKGELYDSGDILKTNPGNGIRYIVPHMIRLENIQDSVNLFMRVNDVYKNVRMIVRSNNTIIKELKKRRLAPSEMEKITVNINQLKGKGLSDITVEILKEEGDR, from the coding sequence ATGTTAAGCTATGATATCGTTGTGATTGGTGGAGGGCCAGCTGGTTTAGCAGCAGCGATAGAAGCAAAGAAGAATGGTGTAGATAGTATTTTACTTATAGAAAGGGACCGTGAATTGGGCGGAATATTACAACAGTGTATACATAATGGCTTTGGACTCCATGAGTTTAATGAGGAATTAACCGGTCCAGAATACGCAGATAGGTTTATTAAAGAGTTAATGAAGATGGAAATAGATTATAAGCTAAACACTATGGTTTTAGATATTAGCGAAGACAAAATTGTTAAGGCAATAAATTCAGAAGATGGCTTTATGATTATAAAAGCAAAAGCAGTTATATTAGCTATGGGATGTAGAGAGAGAACTAGAGGAGCTTTAGCTATTCCTGGGACTAGACCTTCTGGTATATTTACAGCCGGAACAGCCCAAAGGTTTATAAATATAGAGGGTTATATGGTTGGTAAAAAGGTTTTTATATTAGGTTCAGGTGATATTGGGCTTATAATGGCTAGAAGACTTACCCTTGAAGGAGCACAAGTTATTGGTGTCGCTGAAATTATGGCTTATTCTGGAGGACTTACAAGAAATATTGTACAGTGTTTAGAAGATTATGACATACCATTAATGCTAAGTCATACAGTTACCGAAATAAGAGGTAAAGACAGGGTTGAAGGCGTAGTTGTATCTAGAGTTGATGAAAATAGAAAGCCAATACCAGGTACAGAGAAATATTTTGAGTGCGATACTTTGTTATTATCTGTTGGCTTAATACCTGAAAATGAACTGTCAAAGAAAGCAGGTATAAAATTAAATCCAATTACTGGTGGTCCAATAGTAAATGAATCTATGGAAACTACTGTTGCAGGAATATTTGCATGTGGTAATGTACTACATGTTCACGATTTAGTAGACTATGTTACAGATGAAAGCAGACGGGCAGGAAAAAATGCAGCTAAGTATATAAAAGGAGAGTTGTATGATAGTGGAGATATACTTAAAACTAATCCAGGTAATGGAATAAGATATATTGTTCCACACATGATAAGACTTGAGAACATACAAGATTCCGTAAACTTATTTATGAGAGTAAATGATGTTTATAAAAATGTAAGGATGATAGTTAGGTCAAATAATACTATTATTAAAGAACTAAAAAAGAGACGTTTAGCACCTAGTGAAATGGAAAAAATCACAGTAAATATTAATCAGTTAAAAGGAAAAGGATTATCAGATATAACTGTAGAGATATTAAAGGAGGAGGGTGATAGATGA
- a CDS encoding NAD(P)/FAD-dependent oxidoreductase: protein MYDVAVIGAGVIGTFIARELSRYKLNIVLIEKDNDVANGTTKANSAIIHAGYDAEPGTNMAKFNSKGNPMFDKICEELDVEFKRIGSLVVAFNDENMNMIKELYDRGLKNGIPNIEIINGEQVRKMEPNLNNDIVGALYAPTCGIIGPWELAIALAENAVENGVEILLNSEVHNINKTDYGYRIFTKREVIDTKYVVNCAGLYADKINNMVASPYFKIKPRRGQYFILDKSAGNFVNRVIFQCPTKLGKGVLVAPTVHGNLIIGPDAEDLNDKERLDTTADRLQYVRETALKTSKNIPFKKVITTFAGLRAEPSTGDFIVEESKEARGFINVAGIKSPGLSASPAIAEYVVELLSDINGGFEAKEDFNPIRRRMIRFEKLSADEKAELIRKDPKFGRIICRCENITEGEIVDAIRRKVGATTVDGIKKRVRPGTGRCQGGFCSPRVMEILARELGKDISEIVKDSPNSYILVGNTNKGLGEHAADELVATSIDEN from the coding sequence ATGTATGATGTTGCAGTTATAGGGGCTGGAGTAATAGGTACGTTTATAGCAAGAGAGTTATCAAGATATAAACTTAATATTGTTCTTATAGAAAAAGATAACGATGTTGCAAATGGGACTACAAAGGCAAACAGTGCAATAATACATGCTGGATATGATGCAGAACCAGGAACTAATATGGCAAAGTTTAATTCTAAAGGAAATCCTATGTTTGATAAGATATGTGAAGAATTAGATGTTGAATTTAAAAGGATTGGTTCACTAGTTGTTGCTTTTAATGATGAAAATATGAACATGATTAAAGAGCTTTATGATAGAGGTTTAAAAAATGGTATACCCAATATAGAGATAATAAATGGAGAACAAGTTAGAAAAATGGAACCTAATTTAAATAATGATATTGTAGGTGCTTTGTATGCACCAACTTGTGGAATTATTGGACCGTGGGAGTTAGCTATAGCTTTAGCAGAAAATGCAGTAGAAAATGGAGTTGAGATATTGTTAAATAGTGAAGTTCATAATATTAATAAGACTGACTATGGATATAGGATTTTTACTAAGAGAGAAGTGATAGATACTAAATATGTTGTGAATTGTGCCGGATTATATGCAGATAAAATAAATAATATGGTAGCTAGTCCATATTTTAAGATAAAACCTAGAAGAGGTCAATATTTTATACTGGATAAAAGCGCAGGTAATTTTGTGAATAGAGTTATATTTCAGTGTCCAACAAAACTTGGAAAAGGAGTTTTGGTTGCTCCAACAGTTCATGGCAATTTAATAATAGGACCGGACGCTGAAGATTTAAATGATAAAGAGAGGTTAGATACAACAGCTGATAGACTTCAATATGTAAGAGAAACGGCTTTGAAAACTTCAAAGAACATTCCATTTAAAAAAGTTATAACTACATTTGCAGGATTAAGGGCAGAACCTAGTACTGGTGATTTCATAGTTGAGGAGTCTAAAGAAGCAAGAGGTTTTATTAATGTTGCAGGAATAAAGTCACCAGGTTTATCAGCTTCACCAGCTATAGCAGAATATGTCGTAGAATTACTAAGTGATATAAATGGTGGATTTGAAGCAAAAGAGGATTTTAATCCAATAAGAAGAAGGATGATAAGGTTTGAAAAATTAAGTGCTGATGAAAAAGCAGAATTAATAAGAAAAGATCCTAAGTTTGGAAGAATAATTTGTAGATGTGAAAATATAACAGAAGGTGAGATTGTCGATGCTATTAGAAGAAAAGTTGGAGCTACTACTGTAGATGGGATCAAAAAGAGAGTTAGACCTGGAACAGGAAGGTGTCAAGGAGGTTTCTGCAGCCCAAGAGTTATGGAAATATTAGCTAGAGAATTAGGTAAAGACATTTCAGAAATAGTTAAGGATAGTCCAAATTCGTATATATTAGTAGGAAATACTAATAAAGGTTTAGGAGAACATGCAGCTGATGAGTTGGTTGCAACTTCAATTGATGAAAATTAA
- a CDS encoding sigma-54-dependent Fis family transcriptional regulator translates to MRIVKLDEKNMSRFKDNYSDLIYSSLFDNLSEGICIIDEFGYIEYINNSYKQYFSTDKHIKEGTNIYKVNIDNIVLNCFSIKKYTRGVLVYFPDEVHVEVAAWPRHIENKFKGVIVIYRKIKNDNVNREGKSTNKIQDLSFDYNIKLQEPFKKIIGESRQIKEALLIAQKASEISSTVLLRGESGTGKELVARAIHYSSNRSNKPFVAVNCGAIPSNLLESELFGHEQGAFTGAVRLKIGKFERADGGTVFLDEIGDLPKEMQVKLLRVLQEREFERIGGMQTIKTDVRIIAATNRNLEEMVYNGEFREDLYYRLNVIPIYLPSLKERREDIPLLIDYFIDKISDKLGKKVIKLSKEAKDCLYNYDWSGNIRELENVIERLIALSDKSVIEINDLPSNITNIYFINKVNYENSRLINLKSNGEFPTFEEYEKEIIKLALEKFKSFNSAGKALGITHKTVAYKARKYNIVD, encoded by the coding sequence GTGAGAATTGTAAAATTAGACGAGAAGAATATGTCCAGATTTAAAGATAATTATAGTGATTTAATTTATTCTTCACTGTTTGATAACTTATCGGAAGGTATATGTATAATAGATGAATTTGGCTATATTGAGTATATAAATAATTCATATAAACAATATTTTTCAACTGATAAGCATATTAAAGAGGGAACAAATATCTATAAAGTTAACATAGATAACATTGTACTTAACTGTTTTAGCATAAAAAAATATACTAGAGGTGTACTCGTTTACTTTCCAGATGAGGTACATGTTGAAGTAGCTGCATGGCCTAGACACATAGAAAATAAATTCAAAGGGGTTATAGTTATATATAGAAAAATAAAAAATGATAACGTTAATAGAGAAGGTAAATCTACTAATAAGATTCAAGATTTGTCATTTGATTATAATATTAAATTGCAAGAACCGTTTAAAAAGATAATAGGTGAAAGCAGACAAATAAAAGAAGCTTTGTTAATTGCACAAAAAGCATCTGAAATTTCTTCTACTGTTCTTTTAAGAGGAGAGAGTGGAACTGGGAAGGAATTAGTTGCTAGAGCAATACATTATAGTAGTAATAGATCGAATAAACCTTTTGTAGCAGTAAATTGTGGAGCAATTCCGTCAAATTTACTGGAATCTGAACTGTTTGGGCATGAACAAGGGGCTTTTACTGGAGCTGTTAGATTAAAAATTGGCAAATTTGAACGGGCTGATGGTGGAACGGTTTTTTTAGATGAAATTGGAGATTTACCAAAAGAAATGCAGGTTAAATTATTAAGGGTTTTACAAGAGAGGGAGTTTGAAAGAATTGGAGGAATGCAAACTATAAAAACTGATGTAAGAATTATAGCTGCAACAAATCGAAATTTAGAAGAGATGGTATACAATGGTGAATTTAGAGAAGATTTATATTACAGATTGAATGTAATTCCAATTTATTTACCATCATTAAAGGAACGAAGGGAAGATATACCTTTATTGATAGACTATTTTATTGATAAAATATCCGATAAATTAGGCAAAAAAGTTATTAAATTAAGTAAAGAAGCTAAAGATTGCTTATATAATTATGATTGGTCAGGAAATATTAGGGAGCTTGAAAATGTAATTGAACGATTAATAGCTTTATCTGATAAAAGTGTTATTGAAATAAATGATTTACCAAGTAATATAACTAATATTTATTTTATTAATAAAGTAAATTATGAAAATTCTAGACTTATTAATTTGAAAAGCAATGGAGAATTTCCAACTTTTGAAGAATATGAAAAGGAAATAATAAAATTAGCTTTGGAAAAATTCAAAAGTTTTAATTCTGCAGGTAAAGCTTTGGGTATAACTCACAAGACTGTAGCCTATAAAGCTAGAAAATACAATATTGTAGATTAA
- a CDS encoding DUF1667 domain-containing protein: MTKKEMICIVCPIGCHLEVEKDEKNSLGFKVTGNQCKRGQEYAVEEITNPKRILTSTVKIKNAHLSRLPVRTNKPVPKDKIFECMTEINKVEVTAPIKIGDIVIKNILGTGVDVLASRDME, from the coding sequence ATGACTAAAAAAGAGATGATTTGCATCGTTTGCCCTATTGGATGTCATCTAGAGGTAGAAAAAGATGAAAAAAATTCTTTAGGATTTAAAGTAACAGGTAACCAGTGTAAAAGAGGGCAAGAGTATGCAGTAGAAGAAATTACTAATCCAAAAAGAATATTAACTTCTACAGTTAAGATTAAAAATGCTCATTTGAGTAGATTGCCGGTAAGGACAAACAAACCAGTTCCTAAAGATAAGATATTTGAATGCATGACCGAAATAAATAAGGTAGAAGTAACTGCACCTATAAAAATAGGAGATATAGTTATTAAAAATATATTGGGAACAGGAGTAGATGTATTAGCTAGCAGAGACATGGAATAA